Part of the Ornithodoros turicata isolate Travis chromosome 6, ASM3712646v1, whole genome shotgun sequence genome, GGCTGTGCCGTATTTGCAAAGAACGGCGGAGAATAATAGTACCGGGTtatgtgtggttttattgcacgtTATGTGAGCGATGGGTTCAAGGGGGTTGCGTAGGAGCCTACGGGCTTTACATTGTCTgattggattgcaaaaactaatttgtatagttaaTTACCACGTCGTGTCTCATATTTCCCCActcgatgtctcgtcttgccccgagggttgggtaAGGTgagacaacctgcatttttgaatttcttgttctgttatCTTAGACCGCCTAAATCCGTTCTGCGTTTATAGGTtagaagctctagacccctgagaatTCCTATGGCTagatgttctttctttttttaaaacacgaaaaatttaaaatttcatattcaagtgcaaatttctgtctcattttGCCCCACTTTACCCTACGTGTGTTCGTCTGCGCTAGACACTGTGCCGTCAGTTTCGATTTTCCGTCACTGAAGACTTCCTCGCGTACGGCTTTCACGTGTTTTGCATTCCGGAGCAGATTTCATTTCTTGACAGTACTTCCACAGAAGTAGTCTGGAAGGTCAATGGGAAGAAAGCCGCCAAATAAAACACGCGTGACTGCACGTACGCCGTGATACTGTCCCAAACGTACCAAAGCAATGAGCGGCTCCGTGTGGTACCGAGTCAAAATGTACGGAGTCACCATAGAGGGCGCGCTCAGGCAAACCACCAGAGCGCCCTCAAACTAGCGTGCGGTGCCTATAGACCTGTTTCTGCGTGCcgggtggcgcgagtgagcagcaataTGAAACGCGCGGTAGTTTAGCAAACGACGTAGTactttcaaatacatggtctcgagttgttcccACTTGGCAAAATGCACCGCTTTTTCgatggatttcctacaggtttggTAGCTTTCCTCGGCGccataccgcttgaaacaccGCGCAGgcccgctgatgaaactacctactgttTGGATCCGTGACCGCTTGGTCCCAGCAACAGCCGTATAGGAGATGTGCCGAAGAGTCGAGCCTTATGACCAGCTCACATTTTGCGGTAGATTTTCCAAAGCGATCTCCCCCTTCCTGCTATTCCCTCCGCATATCTATTCGCGACTGTACACATCCCGTAAAGCCGCAGCAGTGGCCATACGATGCAAACTTTGCTACCTGGATGTACCCCTCCCTCCAACCAGCAGCGCGTGCAAAGCGAGACAAGAGGAGCAGAGAGAGTTTTCGAAAGGAAGCATATTTAATAGGCCGATATGCGAGAATTGTGAGGGTTCGAAATGGGCGTCTGAGAGCAACGTGCGATATCATGCACAGGGGATAAGTGTGAATACATTCAGCATGCACTGTCCATCACGCTACTACGGGCAGTCATTACATTCTGAAAAGGGAACCGACGCAGGGATCGACTTTTATCTTTGCACCCTTCTTGGCACAGCGGTAGTGAATTGAAAAGTCAGGATTCGAGTAGACAGGCAAATGGCACTTTTGTCGATCTGTTGACCCGCCGTCCTTACTGCAGGACATCATGCAAGAGCGTATAAAAAAGAAATCCTGTGCAGTCGACCAACCTTTCTCATAAACGCCTTTGCCCATGGCTTGTAACATTGCGCGAACCGCCTCGTAAGCCAAGCGCGACCCGTAAGCCCTGGCCAAACTCGCATCAAGAGACTTGAATCCCAGTGATTTGCCAACTTTGTTCAGACAAGCCTGAAATTGACCGAATTTCGTCTGGCTAGTGCGAGACCAGACGATATATTTCTGGTCAATCGCTCGCACAATTTCCCGGGCCATGAGTACTCCGAGAGTCGCATAATTTATGTAGAAAGGAATACGTTCTTCCTGATCCGGGTAATAGAGTGGCGTGCCTTGGAATCTTACAGGTACAACTATCCAATGTAGAGGTTGTGTCATGTACGTTATGTCCGTGTCCAGTCTCCACCCAGCAATGGCCGATGCAGTATCACTTAATGTCTCTCTGAGCAGAAGATTCATTTCGAATGCTCTGGCTCGGAAGTAGAGGTCAACGAACCCATCATTCTGGAGTTGGAAGCTGGAGTAGTCCACGCCTTTGCTCAGCGTTTCCATATGCGTCCTATCCAATGTGTAGAACACCAACCTTTTAAGCGCATCATATGCGTTTTTTCGAGTAGACTCGTCCATCCAGGCTAAAGCGTTCGTAGCGATCACCGAATTCCTGATGTTAAGACCCATGGTTTCGATGGGTTTAGCGTTTTTGCTGAGGCCAGATAGTATGGACATCAGGAAGGGCCATGTGTGGCGAAGAAAACCTTGCGTAACTTTGACACATATGAAGGGCTTCGTGGAACCTAGTTCTCTGGTCTTTAACACGTAGGGAAGGGAAACGTCTTCCAGAACGCTTAAAAGAGAATATGCCACGCTGACTTTGAGGGGCTTTGAAGCCAATAACGTCTGTGCCTGTGCGATGATATCGGGGTTAGTTACGAGGATGGTGTCGGTGGGTTGCAGGGGTTTGCCAGGGATGACTCTGTTGATGAGCTTGACGACGTCCCCAATCGGTGGTGTGTGTAAAAGACCTACGATGCTGCTAAGAGGAAATTTCTTCTCTTCCACCGCCTTCTTATTTAAGATACGGAAAAGTTCCTGATCACACTTTTGAACTTCATCTTGATACATTTTCAGTGCTGTTTCACTAGTCAAATTGAAAACCGTATATATGGAGCGTGCGGCGTCTTCGATGTAGAACTTAGCGTTATGCTGATACGGCTGGGCATCCACGTCTTGTACGGTAGCCGCTTTGTGCACCATGGATTTGTAGCTCTCGACGTTAAAGTACGTGACATTCCCAATTTTGCGCATGTTGAGGGCGAACGTCGTGTGAATGCCAAGCATAAGGGACACCCTCCCAAGCTCTAAGACTAGATGAGTGAAATTCTGTATTTTGAAGAAGGCGGAGATGTTGACGTACTTGTTAGCGTCCTTCACGATGGCGTCTAAGGAACTCTTTTCATTCGTGAGGAATGTCATGCAGGTGGTGTAGAGTCCACCGAGGAGATGCATGCCGTAGCGGTTGGGTTTTCCACGCGAGGCTGATTCCAACGCAGTGAATGTCGTCCGCTCCAAAACACGCTGTCCCGCCTGCATGAAATTGTTCATCCCCGTCGAATTCCACCACTTATTGCACACATATCCATAGAAATCGTTGCATGGCTCGATGGACTTGTCTAGGAGCTCAGTGATATTTTTGATGATGCTACGACACATGGCACTGCGACATTCAGTGTTGACACTGCTGTGAATCTCATCACTGCTTTTGAATTGCCATAGGACCAGGATGACAGCGGCAAGGAACGTCGCCACGATGGCTATTCCAAGTATGGCTCGAATCGTTGGGAACTTGGACGTCTTTCCCCTTGCTGTAGAGAGAAAATAGGGAACAGTTACACTAGTCAAACCTCAACCTAGCTGTGCCCGTTCTTATTTGTGTTTCATTGTTGTTTGTCTCCCACCTCACCAGACGACGTTATGGAGCAAGAGCCATAAGACAAACGATCGCGAGTTGATGAGTGCAACAAACTGTCCTTAAAGGGATAGGTCGCTCTCCAGGTATCGATACGTGGATTTTGAATTTCGAACTTTATCAGGCCCGTGCATTACTTTGCTGTAGCTCGAGCGGTATGATTTCTTGTAAGCACACGGAAGCAAGAGGGCTTCCCTGTGGAATATGATGTAGGCGCGACGACACTCTGACAACACGAGGGCGTTTCCATTTCCCTGGCAGAAATGCTGCTGCTTATCGCTAGCCCTGAAGCAACGTCAC contains:
- the LOC135397694 gene encoding uncharacterized protein LOC135397694 codes for the protein MAESHRTAVSKISKKSKSSTKIDGKHAKKARHEGTHNPVASAHSSEASPRSPNSGGPSQGVDDVHPGASGGAKFLKPGDELKSARGKTSKFPTIRAILGIAIVATFLAAVILVLWQFKSSDEIHSSVNTECRSAMCRSIIKNITELLDKSIEPCNDFYGYVCNKWWNSTGMNNFMQAGQRVLERTTFTALESASRGKPNRYGMHLLGGLYTTCMTFLTNEKSSLDAIVKDANKYVNISAFFKIQNFTHLVLELGRVSLMLGIHTTFALNMRKIGNVTYFNVESYKSMVHKAATVQDVDAQPYQHNAKFYIEDAARSIYTVFNLTSETALKMYQDEVQKCDQELFRILNKKAVEEKKFPLSSIVGLLHTPPIGDVVKLINRVIPGKPLQPTDTILVTNPDIIAQAQTLLASKPLKVSVAYSLLSVLEDVSLPYVLKTRELGSTKPFICVKVTQGFLRHTWPFLMSILSGLSKNAKPIETMGLNIRNSVIATNALAWMDESTRKNAYDALKRLVFYTLDRTHMETLSKGVDYSSFQLQNDGFVDLYFRARAFEMNLLLRETLSDTASAIAGWRLDTDITYMTQPLHWIVVPVRFQGTPLYYPDQEERIPFYINYATLGVLMAREIVRAIDQKYIVWSRTSQTKFGQFQACLNKVGKSLGFKSLDASLARAYGSRLAYEAVRAMLQAMGKGVYEKGWSTAQDFFFIRSCMMSCSKDGGSTDRQKCHLPVYSNPDFSIHYRCAKKGAKIKVDPCVGSLFRM